A single window of Methylocella tundrae DNA harbors:
- the polA gene encoding DNA polymerase I has translation MSPMQRPVQAGDHVFLVDGSSFVFRAYFQSIRQDAKYNYRSDGLPTGALRLFCTKLFQFVRDGAAGIKPTHLAIIFDKSENSFRKEIYPPYKGNRSEPPEDLIPQFPLMRAAVRAFGLPPIEQDRFEADDLIATYARQAKERGADVLIISADKDLMQLVGPGVSMYDPASGEAGAKGSREERRIGFEEVCAYFGVPPEKVIDVQALAGDSTDNVPGARGIGLKTAAQLINEYGDLDSLLAAADKIKQPKRREILTDPDSVALIKVSKQLVSLVCDAPLAVPLDDLGLEPPDGKTLIAFFKALEFTTITKRAAEAYGVEAALIEPDPSVTGAAGWRGRDGAPLPAPAQPGAEAADPAQQAPKRNARYGEQAPQKAIATGPGELAAARASSALAEKFDVKSYETIMSLERLDAVIAEALEGGVVAVDTETSSLDPMQAELVGISLCAAPGRACYIPLRHRGEGAGDLFGGGDLVPGQLPMDEVLARLKPLLEAPDILKIAQNMKFDRLVFFQRGIDVGPVEDTMLLSYVLDAGRTDHGMDVLSEKYFGHKPIQFGEVAGSGRTFIGFARVAIDRASEYSAEDADVTLRLWRVLKPRLAAERMSAVYETLERPMIEVLARMERRGISIDRAILSRLSGEFAQDMARLEALIFELAGESFNLGSPKQLGDILFGKMGLPGARKTATGAWSTAAGVLEDLAEQGNALAARILDWRQLSKLKSTYTDALPSFVNPSTGRVHTSYALAATTTGRLSSSEPNLQNIPVRNEAGRKIRKAFIAAPGHKLISADYSQIELRLLAHIAEIPQLKAAFAEGHDIHAMTASEMFGVPIEGMPPEVRRRAKAINFGIIYGISAFGLANQLAIPREEAGAYIKRYFERFPGIRAYMDATKKFARENGYVTTIFGRKCHYPRITATNPSERAFNERAAINAPIQGSAADIIRRAMARMDAALERAKLSAQMLLQVHDELVFEAPDDEIDATIEVVRKIMVEAPHPVLQLSVPLQVDAKAAQNWDEAH, from the coding sequence ATGTCGCCCATGCAAAGACCCGTCCAGGCCGGAGATCATGTTTTCCTGGTTGATGGATCATCCTTCGTTTTCCGCGCCTATTTCCAGTCGATTCGCCAGGATGCGAAATATAATTACCGCTCCGATGGATTGCCTACGGGCGCCCTTCGCCTGTTCTGCACGAAATTGTTTCAGTTCGTGCGGGATGGCGCGGCGGGCATCAAGCCGACTCATCTCGCGATCATTTTCGATAAGTCGGAGAACTCCTTCCGCAAGGAGATTTATCCGCCCTATAAAGGCAACCGCTCCGAGCCGCCCGAAGATCTCATCCCCCAGTTCCCGCTGATGCGCGCCGCCGTGCGCGCCTTCGGCCTGCCGCCGATCGAACAGGACCGTTTCGAGGCTGACGATCTCATCGCGACCTATGCCCGGCAGGCGAAGGAGCGCGGCGCGGATGTTCTCATCATTTCCGCCGACAAGGATCTGATGCAGCTCGTCGGGCCCGGCGTCTCAATGTATGATCCGGCCTCGGGCGAGGCCGGCGCCAAAGGCTCGCGCGAGGAGCGCCGCATCGGCTTCGAGGAAGTCTGCGCCTATTTCGGCGTGCCGCCTGAAAAAGTGATCGACGTTCAGGCGCTCGCCGGCGATTCGACCGACAATGTGCCGGGCGCGCGCGGCATCGGCCTTAAAACCGCGGCGCAGCTCATCAATGAATATGGCGACCTCGACTCTCTGCTGGCCGCCGCGGATAAGATCAAGCAGCCGAAGCGGCGCGAAATTCTGACCGATCCCGACAGTGTCGCGCTGATCAAGGTGTCGAAGCAGCTCGTTTCTCTTGTTTGCGACGCGCCGCTCGCGGTTCCTCTCGACGACCTCGGCCTCGAGCCGCCCGACGGCAAGACGCTGATCGCCTTCTTCAAAGCGCTGGAATTTACCACCATCACCAAGCGCGCCGCCGAAGCCTATGGCGTCGAGGCCGCGCTCATCGAGCCGGACCCCTCAGTCACTGGCGCCGCCGGCTGGCGCGGCCGCGACGGCGCGCCCCTCCCCGCTCCAGCCCAGCCCGGCGCCGAGGCGGCCGACCCCGCGCAACAGGCGCCTAAGCGTAACGCCCGCTATGGAGAACAGGCGCCGCAAAAAGCCATCGCGACTGGGCCGGGCGAGCTGGCGGCGGCGCGCGCGTCCAGCGCGCTTGCGGAAAAATTCGACGTCAAAAGCTATGAAACCATTATGAGCCTTGAGCGGCTCGACGCCGTCATCGCCGAAGCACTGGAGGGCGGCGTCGTCGCGGTCGATACGGAAACCTCGTCGCTCGATCCGATGCAGGCCGAACTCGTCGGCATCTCCCTTTGCGCCGCGCCGGGTCGCGCCTGCTACATCCCGCTGCGCCATAGGGGCGAGGGCGCCGGCGATCTTTTTGGCGGCGGCGATCTTGTGCCCGGCCAATTGCCGATGGACGAGGTTCTGGCGCGGCTGAAGCCGCTCCTGGAAGCGCCGGACATTCTGAAAATCGCACAAAACATGAAGTTCGACCGGCTGGTGTTTTTCCAGCGCGGCATCGACGTTGGCCCGGTCGAAGACACCATGCTGCTCTCCTATGTGCTCGACGCGGGCCGCACCGATCACGGCATGGATGTGCTCAGCGAAAAATACTTTGGCCATAAGCCGATCCAGTTCGGCGAGGTCGCGGGCTCGGGGCGCACCTTCATCGGCTTTGCAAGGGTCGCGATCGACAGGGCGAGCGAATATTCGGCCGAGGACGCCGATGTGACGCTGCGGCTGTGGCGCGTGTTGAAACCGCGCCTCGCGGCCGAGCGCATGAGCGCCGTCTACGAGACGCTGGAGCGTCCGATGATCGAGGTTTTGGCGCGCATGGAAAGACGCGGCATTTCGATCGACCGCGCAATTCTCTCAAGGCTTTCAGGCGAATTCGCGCAGGATATGGCGCGGCTCGAGGCCCTGATTTTCGAGCTCGCCGGCGAGAGCTTCAACCTCGGCTCGCCAAAGCAGCTCGGCGACATTCTATTCGGCAAGATGGGCCTGCCGGGCGCGCGGAAAACCGCGACCGGGGCATGGTCGACAGCGGCGGGCGTGCTCGAAGACCTCGCGGAACAAGGGAATGCGCTTGCCGCCCGCATTCTCGACTGGCGTCAGCTCTCCAAGCTGAAATCAACCTACACCGACGCTTTGCCGAGCTTCGTCAATCCTTCGACGGGCCGCGTGCATACCTCCTACGCGCTGGCGGCGACGACGACCGGGCGGCTCTCATCCTCCGAGCCGAATTTGCAAAATATTCCCGTGCGCAACGAAGCGGGACGGAAAATCCGCAAGGCTTTTATCGCAGCGCCGGGGCATAAGCTCATTTCGGCCGATTATTCCCAGATTGAATTGCGCCTCCTCGCGCATATCGCCGAGATACCGCAGCTGAAGGCCGCCTTCGCCGAAGGCCATGACATTCACGCGATGACCGCCTCCGAAATGTTCGGCGTGCCGATCGAGGGCATGCCGCCCGAAGTGCGCCGGCGCGCCAAGGCGATCAATTTCGGCATCATTTATGGCATCTCCGCTTTCGGCCTCGCCAATCAGCTGGCGATCCCGCGCGAGGAGGCGGGCGCTTATATCAAGCGCTATTTCGAACGCTTCCCCGGCATCAGGGCCTATATGGACGCGACGAAGAAATTTGCGCGCGAAAACGGTTATGTGACGACGATTTTCGGCCGCAAATGCCATTATCCGCGCATAACAGCCACAAATCCGTCGGAGCGCGCCTTCAATGAGCGCGCCGCGATCAACGCGCCGATTCAAGGGTCCGCCGCCGACATCATCCGCCGCGCCATGGCGCGCATGGACGCGGCGCTGGAGCGCGCGAAGCTCTCCGCGCAAATGCTGCTGCAGGTGCATGACGAACTGGTGTTCGAGGCGCCGGACGACGAGATCGACGCGACGATCGAGGTGGTGCGGAAAATCATGGTCGAGGCGCCGCATCCGGTGCTTCAACTCTCGGTCCCTCTGCAAGTCGACGCCAAGGCCGCGCAGAACTGGGACGAAGCGCATTGA